TCTCCCTCCTTATGAGACGAAATTACTCCTTTTAAGTGAGCAGTCGGGCTTAAttgctttattttaatttcaaatatcATACTTCATTCTTAATCTGTAAGTTACTTGTGACGGTTGTCTCATTTCGATATCATGGCTTACTCATCTGTCACTGCAACTCGGAAACCAAGGAGGCGTTTAATAGAAGATGATAGCGTGAATTTAAACTCTGAGCTTCCACCAAATTCTCTGAGAAATGGTAAGTTTAATAACATTAGTTTAAGATTTTATCATCTCTATATTTTGTCTTGTTTCATAGAAGTACGTTGTGGATATCACTAACTTTATCATTATATACTTTTCCTTGTTTAATAAGAGCACATCAATGATAACACTGAATTTTTCCActcattggcctttcattttCTTCCAGACAATTTTTTGTTGCAGACGATCAAAGCCTGACCATTGCTAACGTAGCTGCTGACAGCACTATCCCTAAAAAGAGACGAACTGCAGCCGACAAGAGCAAACATGACATAGAGAAGCATCCTCTGAGACCTCCAAGCCAGTGTCTAAAACGATGTATCAACCAAGTAGGACAACTGCGTCGCATACAGGTTTGGCAAGATTATTGGAAATTACACTACAATTACAGGAAGCAATGCATGTGGAATCTGATAATTCGTAAGCCAACAGCAAAAGCAACGACGTCATCTCGATCATGGGAtataagctacatgtattaTCTTCCTCTTGACAGCGGAAACAAGGTTGAAgtgtgtaaaatatttttcctCGCTACATTGGGCTATCCAAAGACCAGCTTCATAATTCAGGAACTTCTCAAGATACCTGCATCGAGCCTAACACCACCAGCTGACAAACGAGGCAAAGCGACACCCTCCCATGCATTAACATCTGAGACAGTAAAATTAATTCAAGATCATATAAAATCCTTCAATCCCTGTATCTCACACTATCGACGCGAGCATGCACCCAAGAGACTGTATCTGCCTAGTGAACTGACCGAGAAGGTCATGCATTCCGATTACATCCAGACACACCCAAACAATGCCTGTTGTTACATGACATACACAAAACATGTATCACAACTTAACATCGGGTTTGTAAAGCTTGACGAGGAAGAATGTGAACTTGGCATGCAACTTGCTAAGGCAATTCACGACATCGATGAGAATTGTGAGTGCAAGGAAGATTGTGCGATTTGCTTACAAAAGCACAATCATATAGCTGATTATACGAAAGCAAGACAATCTTACCTGGATGACTCAAGCGAAATTGTGTTAGACAAGATTGTCCGGAGCGTTGACTTGCAGAAAGTCATAATGTTGCCGCGGTTGCCAGGAGTGAAGTCCGTTTGCTTCACTAAATGTATCATTGCCTTCCATCTAACATTTTCTCCAGTGAAGGCATATGCTAAGGATATGAAAACAACATCTATGGTGTGGCATGAAGGACTGGCCGGTCGCAAGTGTGAGGAAATAGCATCCATGTACAATAAGGCTCTCTTAGTTGATCGAGATGACAACAACATCACATATTACACGGATAATTGTTCATCGCAGAACAATAATTGGGGACTAATCACTACCATGATCCAAATTGTGAACTCAGGACGTATCAATGCTTCAGAAATAACATTTAAATTTCTAGAAGCTGGACATACTTTCATGTCCGCCGATTCCGTTCACGCTTCGGTCAAAAGTCAAATGAAAGCCATGAAAGATGTATTTGACTTTGGAGATTTCTGTAAATGCATAGAGCAGACTGGAGCAAAGGTAGTCGTTCCACACTGTGAAGACTTCAAAAACTACCAAGGCCAACAGAGTAGTGTAAAAATAAACAAGGCAGGACGCACACATCTTTCTAAGATGAAGTCGCTTCAATTCAGAAGAGGGAGCacgtaatataatattatggtGCTCAGGTAATATGATAGATATGACGACATAATTTGATAATATGATGATTGATGAGATGGTAATACGGtaacataataatatgataacatGATGATATACAATATCAACATATCATTAGTATCATAATATGATACACCAAACGAAGGAACACAGTCTCtcgtaaaacaaaaacaacgaaTAAGCTTACTCCGATAAACTCATTTTTATAAATCCACACAATCCTTgcgaaattttaaaaattatcatcaCTGATTGTGGACAGCACTCACATGATCTATCAATTGTCAGAGTCATGGAGttgtttcaataattttatCTGCTCAATATAAGCTACATACAACCAGCGCTGGTGGCTGATGGACAGCTTCTGTCACACACAATTTTCTACCGATTCAAACAAAAGCGAGAAACTAATTTAAAGGCTAATCTATTTTTCTGCACCTAATAGATTATTGAACTGACAGCTCTAGTCTACAGGTAGTCTCAACTAATAACCTCATCAAGTTACCACATTTCTCAATGCTAATTCAAGCAACTCTTTTTGTGGCGTATTTTGAAGCAACacatcaaaataataaatatagaaaGGTTCCATATCAATTGAACTGAATACCTGAATAGCTTTGTCTTAATAGCTCGCCAAGAGCATGCAATTTTACATGATAGTCGCCATTCAAAATACACTGTACAAGACAACATGGCTGTTTGGAATAGCATGTTGCACAGCTTTTTGATGATTCGCATTTACAATACATCCTACACATTTACAATACATTCTACACATTTACAATACATTCTACACATTTACAATACATTCTACACATTTACAATACATTCTGCACATTCACAATACATTCTACACATTTACAATACATTCTGCACATTCACAATACATTCTACACATTTACAATACATCCTACACATTTACAATACATTCTACACATTCACAATACATTCTACACATTTACAATACATTCTACACACTTACAACACATTCTACACATTTACAATACATTCTATACATTTACAACACATTCTCCATATTTACAACACATTCTATACATTTACAACACATTCTCCATATTTACAACACATTCTACACATTTACAACACATTCTCCACATTTACAATACATTCTACACATTTACAATACATTCTACACATTTACAACACATTCTGCACTTTCAAAGATAGATAAGTCATTAGTGCATATAGTCACTAATATTTAGAAATGTTTTGCTGCTAAACCTTTTTTTCTAGCGTGGGTGAGCAGTGCCTTGTTTTTGTAAAGGGTTTTTATGAGAAGAGCAGAACAAAATGTTGACTGAAATATTTGAATTTAACCAGTTCAACTTATAGCAAACGCTATTACATCATTCTTGAAATTCGCTTCACAGAGCTTTCGGTTCAAGTAGCTTAAATCGATGATGATGTTGATGAATGTAGATCGTTGGAGCAGGCGTTTAACACAAGATCTTTATCAACTCAAGATAGATTTACTTTCTCTTACATCATCGTAAGTCAGTATGATTCAGATTCATTCAGCACCATTTATTGAAATTGACGAAGTTcagcataaaacataaaacaactgATGGTTAATGTAAAATACAAAAGAAAACGCACCGACATTGTAAATTCATTTCATAAACACAGGCCTGGCAGCATTTATGTACATGAAGACACTTGTAAACCATGAATTTAAGACAATTCAGAGCTGACTAACAATGTGCAGATATAATACACTGTTAGGACATTCCTCAGACACCCTGCTTCTTCAGAAACAGACTGACAGTTGCACTGTTCTTGCATTCTTCTTCACCTAGACGCTCGCTCTGCAAAAAGACACCATTTCAGCTAGCTATTACACCAATTCTTATTGATATTGTGCTCACCTGTGGTTAGCACTCTCTACAGGCTTGTCTTAAGTTTTTTAAGCTAAAAGCAATATTTTAGAATATACGAGGAAGGAGATGAACCAGAAAGACTCGGCTTGTAGCAATGCACCCAATTGTGATTGAATGACCACTTTAGGAAGGTCAGGGTTTATACAGATTACATGTAAAAAGAAACAACTCTGTAGTTAAACAATGCACCATAACACTTGTGTTTAGATGTGTTTAAAGTGCGTCACTTTCAAATAGAAACTACAGTATATTTGCTCAGAATATCAAGCAGTAGTGGATTTTTAAATCTGATTGGACAATAACACAGTAGAGTTGAGCGTGCATGACTTGCAATAAACAACAACTCAATTTTTTACCAACTTATTATCataagggaagacaactctataaTGCATAAATTACGCTGTTTTCTCCTTTAAAATGACCATATACAGTATGCCATAAAATACAAACGATCCAGAGTGCTTAGCTAAATATTCTGTTTCCAATGCTTATACGTATATCGGAAAGTATGATCAAGGAATGTTTATCATCCTGCTAAGTTATATGGAATATGGAGTATTACCGAACTGAACCGACAGTTCTGTTAGTGATGATACAGCTTTAATCTGTGGGAGGGCGATACTCCCTAATATACTTTTCACATTAGATTAATCCTGAAAACCATCCTGAAAAGCAAACAAATTCGGCTACAAATTGcaacaaaaatgtattttatatccAGTGGCATTGTATATGTTTCTAGAAGCTGTTGGTTGTTCAAGAAAGTGTTAAAATGATTTATAGAATTTAACTCGGAGCTGCTAAGCGTGTATATTAAAATCAAGTCTAATAATTGCAAACAAACAGCTAATTCAATTTATGACACCTGTCATGTCTGGCATGCTGACACAAATGCACTTGATAATAGTCCTAACATACAAATGATATGAGATGAGAGAAGCAGAAGGATTAGACAGGCGGCAGGTTCAGCTGAAAGTTGACTTGTAAGGATACCATTCCTTGATTAGTGTATAGCATATGCCTACCTGGCCCCATCTCATGAGTGTAGGTAAGCATTTCACACCATAATCGGACTTCAGTTTGTTTCCTGAAACTTCTTTCCAGCTGCAAACAAACATAACTTCACAGAGAAATGTTGcttcgcaaacagataaaatTGAAACAGAATCTTTGCTGTGATCGAGATAAATAATCTACACTAAGTTTATTAAACTCTGTTTGTATAAGTGATAACATCTCCGATATGAAGACATGAATTTAAACAGGCCTATGAGTGACCATTGTAAGATGAGCTGCAATAAAGGGATTAGATAGTAAAGGAAAGTGATGACCTCATATTTGGTAGCGGCTGTGGCCTAGATAGCACTCCTCCAGCAGGATGCATACAAGTAGTTCTTAACATCAAACACTCAAACTACTTTTGTGTGAAAACCACAAGTCTTTACAAACGTAATTACATGTCTTTAGCAGTCTATGCTGCTGTTACACCATTGAACAAGGACTTACTTATGCTAGATTAAAGGCTACACTTAGAAGCTGACTCATCTAAGATGGAAGAGGATACTTTCAAAGTGACATAATCACCAGTGAATTTTCTGAGAACTGCTTCCCAACCTGTAGAGCACAGGCTAAATCCTCCAGACCGCTATGCCAATGATTACTTTGCCTTACAACTAGTCAAAGAAAATAACTTATATGAGTTGCCTTATCTTAGCTGTTAGAGTTGTGGCCACATGGGCAATAACTACTTGGTACTTACTAAGGTCGTTCTACACGAACTCTGATGAACTGAACTGCATCATTTAGCTCTCCAACAACAGACTCCACCACAGGATCAGCTATTAACATTAAAAAGGCTGGAATAGACTGAGAAGGCTAAATATTCACGTATATATTTTCTTCTGAAGCAACTCTGTAATTAGTATCTGCGCATAAATTTATACTTACAGTTCATGAAACTATATCAATTCTTGGCTAATAGAAAGCAGTCATCAATTACGTTGGAGAGTAAACCAAACCTGTTATAACACATGCCAGTAACAAAAATAAAGCTGCTGATAGCTGTGAAAAGGAACTTGTTTATCATGACAATACTTGGTGCCATCTCACACAGTACTCACATCCTTAACACAAGATCAACTATATTGCTGTAGGATTATCCTATGAAAGAATGGCATGCAAGTAATTTAGAAAAATAGAAAACTGAACAGCTTTTCTTGAAGCGAACTACTACAGTACTTTCTTGAATATTCACTTAAATAGCTTCTCACCAATCCCTTAGAGACCAATCATTCCATAACTGCTTGATTAGTCAAAAACCACCCAGTATATTACTCACCAATCACTCTAGAGACCACCCAGTATATTGATCACCAATCACTCTAGAGACCACCCAGTATATTACTCACTAATCACTCTAAGGACTACCCAGTATATTGATCACAATTCACGCTAGAGACCACGGAGTATATTACTCACCAATCACTCTAGAGACCACCTAGTATATTACTCACCAATCATGCTAGAGACCACCTAGTATATTACTCACCAATGACTCTAGAGACCACCTAGTATATTACTCACCAAACACTCTAGAGACCGCCTAGTATATTACTCACCAATCACTCTAGAGACCACCCAGTATATTACTCACTAATCACTCTAGAGACCACCTAGTATATTACTCAACAATCAATCTAGAGACCACCTAGCATATTACTCACCAATCACGCTAGAGACTACCTAGTATATTGATCACCAATGACTCTAGAGACCACCTAGTATATTGATCACAATTCACTCTAGAAACCACCTAGTATATTACTCACCAATCACTCTAGAGACCACCTAGTATATTGATCACCAATTGCTTAAAGCTCAGCCATTATGGTACTCATCAAATTTTCATCATACATACACTACAGTACTTGTCAATCACTCATAGCATACCCACTACATTACCCACTAACACTCAAAACTCATCCACTGAAGTTATCATCAATCACTCGAAGTCTACCATCTAAATGTGTCAATAATCACTTGTTACTAGTCAAATCAGTATTCAGGAGTCTCTCTGCAACCTTTCACTCATTACTCACCGTCTCTACAGTCTGGACACCACGGTTCACCAGTTTCCTTTATAGTAGCAGAAAAAAAGATCACAGGTTTGTCCTGACATACTTTATCAATGATATCAAGAAATCCTTGTATTCCACAGATTTCTTTGATCCGTCTGGACATTGTAGCAAACTTCAACACAATTGGAAATATCATCGATATTGTATGAATCACTCAGGTAGTCTCATCACTAAAAAGCCAACTAAAGAATAACTAAAAATGGGTTTATAGATTCACCTTCCCTTTCCAAAAGCATCTAGTAAAAATAAATCTTGATTTCAATGTTCTTATATTGTTGTAGTACAACTAGTGTGGATAAAGGGTTTACTCTCAACACCTGTTGTAACTAAGCAAGCTGCTATATGACCTAGTTTATAAGGTAGCTAGATTTTTCAGTTAAAATGTGAGTATAATGCAGATCTTGCAATGAAACTGATGTGGGGCTAACAGTAACTGAGAACACTGAGAAACAAAAGCTTTTATGATTTATGTATACAAACTAAAGAAGTTACTGAATTTGCCCAACATTATTGGAGACACGCTAATATAAACCTAGGTTCCAGCCTAACTTTGCTAGAATTTTTGTGCAGGTTAGAATATGAATGAGAGTGTTTGCATTTACAAAATTCCAACTTACTCCTTAATCTTTTTGCAAGGATAATATTTAGATCATTTTCtagtttatttaatatatagtgGCTATGGAACTAGtagaaatttttttctataagaGATTATTTGACTGAATTGCTATGAGGTGTAGCCATATTTAATCTATTACTGCAGCATTCTAAACTTTAACCACTAAACGGACTACTACTTTTTTATTCATTAAGGATATAAATTCcaatagaaaaaattatttacgttaCAATCTTTACATGAGCATTTAACAACTACAGTGACGAAATCCTGGGTTAGATTGCAATGCAATTAATGTCAACATTTATGTAAATGAGAACACAGACAGTATGTATACAAGAACAAGAAAATAAAGAAGAATAGAGTGAAACTACAATTAATGTACATTTTATACTTGACACTTTTAAATACAATGCTTATAGTCTGTTACTAAGGTAAGTATGTTAATGCTTGTTGTTATCAAATAGACTATAGTTAATGGGCCACAGAAAAAACACTACAAATATTTgcctttttataaaattgaaacaGTATGATAAATAGGTAAAATCTAATAAACCTACCTATGTTTCTTAGCTACATAACATAGAGGGGAGGTTAGCACATGGGGGAGGGGAGAGTCAAAACATAgcagtaaaaaaaattagtatatTAGCTACTTTTCTTTGCAAACACCACATTAGCGCAAAGAAAATTGTgaaatacaaacaaactctcTTAAAAAAAGGAAGCTTTTGAGAAAAGTCATTATGAATAAGCCTGAAAGTTAATATCATTTAATGTCTATATCCATTGCATTGACAGCAGCTATTCGCACAAAGAGCCCCAGAGAGCACTGAAACATCTACCACTATGGTTACATGAACAGATGCGAATGCAAGACCaagaaaaacaaaaatcacCTACATGCAATAGAAACATTTCACAGCAATGATGCTTTGTTTAGTTGGACAGCAGTCGAGTACTTGCGCAAAATATGCTATTATCAGATTATTATCAATACACTAGTACTATTCATCAATAATGTAGACTTGTTCAAGAACTTGAGAAAAATAGGCAGAAGATCTGACATAATGGAGCTTCTTGTTAGAAAATTGTTGTTATGGCTCTCACTGAGAGAACAAGATGTATTGCAAGTCTTGAACACAAAACAACATGAGAAATTTAAAGTTCGTAGGAAAGTGACTATAAAAAATGAAGTTGTTAGCTAGGTTTTAGGgtatacaaaaattattttattaagcTAAGGAATTGATAAACAGACTAATGCTCAACTAAAGTGAATaagcatatttttatatcaGTACTGAACTGTGCAAACCCTCTGATGGCGATAGCTTTGCATTTCATTTTTGCCTACTAAACAAAACATGTTAACCCAATCATGTTGTAATTGTGTGCTGCTGTTCCCACCGTCAATGCTGTGAAATTAAATACTGCTAATTGTTATTTGTTCTCCAACTAGCAAAAAGTTTtgaagttcaaacaaataatatattcaaTTAGCATTTGTTTGACAAATTAATGTTGTTAAAGCTTCAAGACAAAAACTTATACAGCCAAAACATAAGAACCAATGATTGGGTGAATGACAGAGCTTGTTTAAAGGAAACCCGTTGCCTaaacatataaaacaaaaaaccttTATTGTGCATGTATGAAATTCAGTAGTATTTTAACGATCAAATATTACACCTTGGGGAAGTACTATTGACAGACCTgtcaacccaagagtggggcaatgcgtgagatttggttttggggcaattgatgtatcaatgatagtatatatgaaattgtggaaattagggcaaaaatctcacgcatttccattttttctttggggtgattgcgtgagtctcacgcccgatgcgtgagagttggcaggtatgaccATTGATTACTTCAAATCTACGTGTTCTAATAAAGAATACTAGTATCTTAAAGTACAAGAGAAAATGATTTAGCATTGATAATTTGTATGTTGTATCGACACTGTATAATCGTAAGTATACAAGAAAATTGAGTCAGCGTAAGCTCCGAAGCGTTGAACAGAGAATGTTGCAATATAGCAAAACCTGGGTAACCACACTTTTGGGCACGGTCATGATTGGTATACACCTGACATAAAACAGCTGTCTTACCTCGTTACCTCGTTACCTCGTAGGATTCTTCACGCTAAACCACCTAGGGATGTAAGGGGCGTGCCTCAATTAGACCCAAATGGATTTTTGCTTTGTAAAACAATGTTCCAGTAATTGGTTTCATAATTAGAATCTATGAATTAATGTTACATAGAGGTCTGCAATTTAAGGTCTTGTATTGTCTTTGGTAAAAAGCTATTGTGGAAAAGTGACCTGTTTGTTTGTAGAGTGATTGGAACTCCGTGTCTTTGAGATCTAgtttgtataaagtttgttgGTATGGTAATGAGCTTGTCATAAGATTCTGTGAGTGCAGGATGTATATCTTCTTTGCTTAGTACTCTCATAAGTAGCCTCATTCTTTGTTGTTGTCTTCTTTGTTGTAGTGGGATCACTCCTAGCTTGTCCATAGCCTCGCTTATGCCTCTTGTACCTTTCAGATTTGCAATAAACCTGATAGCTTGGTTCTGTACAAGCTCTAAGTCTTTGATCTCACCTTTATTGCTAGGGTCCCAAGCTGCAGCTGCATATTCTAGATGGGGTAGACATAATGACCTATAAGCTAAGAGTTTGGCCTTTTGCGGAGCCCGGAAGAGAGCACGTTTGACCATACCAAGCTGCTTTTTAGCAGCGGTAATTTTTGTCTCTATATGTTTGTTAAACCTTAGGTCATCTTGCAGTGTTACTCCTAGGTAACGGGAGTTGGATACTTGTTCTAAAGCTATTTTGTTCAGCGTATATGTTGGTGTGGGTTCGTTATTTGTGTTGTTGAATATGAGAATCTTGCTTTTGTTGACATTGAATTCCATTCCCCATCTGGTAGCCCATCTTCCAAGTGCATCTAGGTTTTGTTGGAAGTTATCGATATCTCCGGTAGTTGATATTTCTTGGTAGAGCAGTGTGTCATCTGCAAAAAGTGAAACTGAGCAAGTTACACACTCAGGAAAGTCGTTAACGAAGAGCAGAAACAACACTGGGCCAAGTACCGACCCCTGTGG
The genomic region above belongs to Watersipora subatra chromosome 1, tzWatSuba1.1, whole genome shotgun sequence and contains:
- the LOC137385332 gene encoding thioredoxin domain-containing protein 17-like, producing MSRRIKEICGIQGFLDIIDKVCQDKPVIFFSATIKETGEPWCPDCRDADPVVESVVGELNDAVQFIRVRVERPYWKEVSGNKLKSDYGVKCLPTLMRWGQSERLGEEECKNSATVSLFLKKQGV